The Streptomyces sp. NBC_00459 DNA segment CGGTCCTGCGGGTCAACTGACCCTGACACCACATCACATGTCGACTCGCGCCACAGCTTCCCCGGGAGAGTCGACAGCACCTCGACAGCTGTGGACGCACAGGGGCGCCGGGCGGCTGAACCCGCCCGGCGCCCCACGCCACTCGCTACGGGTACTCCGTTACAGCGCTACGCCCAGCAGTGCGTCCACGGCACGGGACACCACACCGGGGGCGCCCTCGTCCGTACCGCCCCGCTCCGACTGGAGGACAGCCCAGCGGTCCACGGCGGCCAGTGCGGCCGGGGCGTCCAGGTCGTTCGTGAGAGCCTCGCGCAGCTCCTCGACCAGCGCGTCGGCGGACGGCCCGTCGGGCCGGGACACGGCGGCCCGCCAGCGCCCGAGCCGCTCGACGGCGTCCGCGAGAACCTGGTCGGTCCACTCCCAGTTGTCCCGGTAGTGGTGGGCGAGCAGGGCGAGCCGTATGGCGGCCGGGTCGACCCCGTCGCGGCGCAGCGCGGACACGAAGACGAGGTTGCCCTTGGACTTCGACATCTTCTCGCCGTCGAGCGCGACCATGCCGGCGTGGACGTACGCCTTGGCCATGGGGAACTCGCCGGTCAGTGCCTGGGCGTGCGAGGCGCCCATCTCGTGGTGCGGGAAGACGAGGTCGGAGCCGCCGCCCTGCACGTCGAAGCCCATGCCGAGGTACTCCAGGGCGATGGCGACACACTCGATGTGCCAGCCGGGGCGACCCCGGCCCAGCGAACCGCCGTCCCAGCTCGGTTCGCCCTCCCGGGCGGCCATCCACAGCATCGGGTCGAGCGGGTTCTTCTTGCCCGGCCGGTCGGGGTCACCGCCGCGCTCGGCGGACAGCAGGCGCATGGCGGCGGCGTCCAGGTGGGACACCTGGCCGAAGTTCGGGTCCGACTCGACGGAGAAGTAGACGTCCCCTTCGAGCTCGTAGGCGGCGCCCGCGTCCCGGAGCCGCTCGACGAGCGGGACGATGCCGGGTATCGCCTCCACGGCGCCGATGTACTGCTTCGGGGGCAGCATCCGCAGGGCGGTCATGTCCTCCCGGAAGAGGGCGGTCTCCTTCTCGGCGAGCCCCACCCAGTCGATCCCGTCGCGCACGGCCCGCTCCAGCAGCGGGTCGTCGACGTCGGTGACGTTCTGGACGTAGTGAACCTGCCGCTTGGTGTCGAGCCACACGCGTTGCACGAGGTCGAACGCGTTGTAGGTCGCCGCGTGACCCATGTGGGTCGCGTCGTACGGGGTGATGCCGCAGACGTAGATACGGGCGACGGGACCGGGGTCGAGGGTGACGAGACCGCCGGTCGCGGTGTCGTGGATCCTCAGGTCGCGGCCCTGACCAGTCAGGGCGGGGACCTCGGAAGCGGGCCAGGCATGCATGTCATGAGCGTAACCGGACGGATGTTCCGTATACGAGCCGGACCGGGTCCAGATGGCCGGGAAGAGGGTCTTGTGAGATTCCTCCCCATGTGCAGGTGGCCCTACGGGACGCCTGCCACAGCCCCGCGCACCCTCACACGGGCGGCCACGGGATCGCCGGCCACTCCCCGCTGGGCTCCGGATGCTTCCCGGACGCCAGCAGCGCGTCCACCCGTGCGCGCGTGGCCTCGATCTCGTCGCCGGTGACCAGCTCGGCCAGCCGTACCGCCAGCGCTCCGCCCTCCCCCAGCGCGGCCTTCAGCCCCGTGAGCACCTCGACGGCCTCCGGTGTGAGGGGCTCCCCGGCCCACCCCCACAACAGCGTCCGCAACTTGTTCTCGGCGTTGAAGGTGACCCCGTGGTCGATCCCGTACAGCCGCCCCTCGTCGCCGGGCAGCAGATGCCCGCCCTTGCGGTCCGCGTTGTTGATCACCGCGTCGAGCACGGCGAGTCTCCGCAGCCGCTCGTCGTCGGCGTGCACCAGCAGTGCCGTCTTCCCCTCGCCGACCTCGGCGAAGGCGATCGCCTTCCAACCGGGGCCGGGTTCCTCACCGTCGACCAGGGCGAGCAGCCCCTCGCCCTCGTCCGCCGCCGCGTCGATCCACAGCTGGCACATCCCCTCGCCGTAGGGCCCCGCGCGCAGCACGGTCGGCGGCACGAGCCCCCAGCCGGTCGCCTCGGAGACCTCGAACGCCGCCATCTCGCGCTCGGCCAGGGTCCCGTCCGGGAAGTCCCACAGGGGCCGTTCACCGGCCACGGGCTTGTAGATGCAGGCGGCCTCCTGCCCCTCGTACGAGACCGTGCAGTACAGCGCCGCGTTCGACGCCTCGCTGATCCGTCCGCGTACGGTCAGCTCGCCCTCGGCGAGCAGTTCGGCGGGCGTGCGGGTGGCTGTCACGCTCCGCGGCGGTATCCGTTCTGGCGCGGACATACGTGTCCTTCCGGGTCGAGCGGGAGGCTGCACAGGGGGCACGGCGGCCGGCCGGCGTTGACGACGTCGAGGGCGCGCCTGGCGAAGGCACGGGCCTGCGCGCCGGTGAGCCGGACGCGCAGCATCGGGGGGCCGTTCTCCTCGTCCTGGAGGAGCCGCTCCTCGGCCTCGACGAGGTCCTCCTCGGACTCGGCGTCCAGTTCCACCAGGGCCTGCGCCTCGACGATCATGCGCTGCTCGTCGCCGTCCCAGGCGAGCGCCATGGTGCCCACCCGGAACTCCTCCTCGACAGGGGTGTCGAGGGGGCGGGTGTCGGACACCTCTCCGGGGGCCACGGCCGGGACGGAGGCGTTGCCCCCGCTACGGCGTACGACCTCGTCGAGCAGTTCTTCCATGCGTTCGGCGAGCGCGGCGACCTGGGTCTTCTCCAGGGCCACGCTGGTCACCCGAGGGCCGGCCGTGGCCTGGAGGAAGAACGTACGGCGCCCGGGCAGTCCGACCGTACCGGCCACGAAG contains these protein-coding regions:
- the mshC gene encoding cysteine--1-D-myo-inosityl 2-amino-2-deoxy-alpha-D-glucopyranoside ligase, with the translated sequence MHAWPASEVPALTGQGRDLRIHDTATGGLVTLDPGPVARIYVCGITPYDATHMGHAATYNAFDLVQRVWLDTKRQVHYVQNVTDVDDPLLERAVRDGIDWVGLAEKETALFREDMTALRMLPPKQYIGAVEAIPGIVPLVERLRDAGAAYELEGDVYFSVESDPNFGQVSHLDAAAMRLLSAERGGDPDRPGKKNPLDPMLWMAAREGEPSWDGGSLGRGRPGWHIECVAIALEYLGMGFDVQGGGSDLVFPHHEMGASHAQALTGEFPMAKAYVHAGMVALDGEKMSKSKGNLVFVSALRRDGVDPAAIRLALLAHHYRDNWEWTDQVLADAVERLGRWRAAVSRPDGPSADALVEELREALTNDLDAPAALAAVDRWAVLQSERGGTDEGAPGVVSRAVDALLGVAL
- a CDS encoding SCO1664 family protein; translated protein: MSAPERIPPRSVTATRTPAELLAEGELTVRGRISEASNAALYCTVSYEGQEAACIYKPVAGERPLWDFPDGTLAEREMAAFEVSEATGWGLVPPTVLRAGPYGEGMCQLWIDAAADEGEGLLALVDGEEPGPGWKAIAFAEVGEGKTALLVHADDERLRRLAVLDAVINNADRKGGHLLPGDEGRLYGIDHGVTFNAENKLRTLLWGWAGEPLTPEAVEVLTGLKAALGEGGALAVRLAELVTGDEIEATRARVDALLASGKHPEPSGEWPAIPWPPV
- a CDS encoding DUF3090 domain-containing protein — its product is MSRQVFLYDPPDRFVAGTVGLPGRRTFFLQATAGPRVTSVALEKTQVAALAERMEELLDEVVRRSGGNASVPAVAPGEVSDTRPLDTPVEEEFRVGTMALAWDGDEQRMIVEAQALVELDAESEEDLVEAEERLLQDEENGPPMLRVRLTGAQARAFARRALDVVNAGRPPCPLCSLPLDPEGHVCPRQNGYRRGA